From a region of the Panicum virgatum strain AP13 chromosome 2K, P.virgatum_v5, whole genome shotgun sequence genome:
- the LOC120695223 gene encoding uncharacterized protein LOC120695223: MEEKDPAVAFLPDEVSPLCEDKDREMVLRLHSVMDERGLARLPPPPPPGGAVGSLVPGGSGCPGTKEGTPEPSHGGAMRPRSVSPILVDYPTASPSPLPAVRTAPAGGSSSTTATSGQAPAPKHPMVLSPRWRMRPMVGAMSASGGAVAGVAPAACHASLSTRRDATLVVLAADDAEVADMGASSPHAPVAGPQESTLLPESAAGEPVLTIRVGSSIAQPAPTALHRPAEEGAAGEAPCQEAAVQSPPTLAQVVVAMEAMVRDLRILQASGDLSDELASHRMAWERDLQTREEELHCRSDQVQLALIDAACHEEALATQEQRLQPELGATSSASRISLSASLSWRKASPHPAAGVRAPGVGVAALGE, translated from the exons ATGGAGGAGAAGGACCCCGCCGTGGCCTTCCTCCCTGATGAGGTTTCCCCACTGTGCGAGGATAAGGACCGGGAGATGGTGCTCCGCCTTCATTCGGTGATGGATGAGCGGGGGTTggcccgcctgccgccgcctccccctcccggcGGGGCTGTTGGCAGTCTGGTGCCCGGAGGGAGTGGCTGCCCAGGCACGAAGGAAGGCACGCCGGAGCCGAGCCATGGGGGAGCCATGCGTCCGCGCTCGGTTTCCCCCATCCTGGTGGACTACCCGACGGCGTCTCCATCTCCCCTGCCGGCGGTGCGGACCGCGCCCGCGGGGGGCTCATCTTCCACCACTGCCACTTCAGGGCAGGCCCCTGCCCCAAAGCATCCGATGGTTCTCTCCCCTCGGTGGCGGATGAGGCCCATGGTCGGCGCCAT GAGTGCTTCTGGTGGCGCCGTGGCTGGCGTGGCGCCCGCCGCTTGCCATGCGAGTCTGTCAACGAGGAGGGATGCGACATTGGTCGTGCTTGCCGCGGACGATGCGGAGGTGGCTGATATGGGCGCGTCAAGCCCCCACGCCCCCGTGGCCGGGCCCCAGGAGTCAACACTCCTGCCGGAGAGCGCAGCAGGGGAGCCAGTCCTCACCATCAGGGTAGGGTCTTCCATAGCCCAACCTGCCCCAACGGCTCTGCATCGTCCCGCCGAGGAGGGTGCAGCAGGCGAGGCGCCGTGTCAGGAAGCGGCGGTGCAGTCACCCCCGACCTTGGCGCAGGTTGTTGTGGCGATGGAGGCCATGGTTCGTGACCTGCGCATCCTCCAAGCTAGCGGGGATCTGTCCGACGAGCTGGCCTCCCACCGGATGGCTTGGGAGCGCGACCTCCAAAcgcgcgaggaggagctccatTGCCGGAGTGATCAGGTGCAGCTGGCGCTCATTGATGCCGCCTGCCATGAGGAGGCCTTGGCGACACAAGAGCAGCGCCTTCAGCCGGAGCTGGGTGCCACCTCGTCCGCTAGCAGAATCTCTCTGTCGGCCTCGTTGAGCTGGAGGAAGGCTAGCCCGCATCCGGCAGCAGGAGTCCGAGCTCCAGGAGTGGGAGTGGCGGCTCTCGGAGAATGA